The proteins below are encoded in one region of Syntrophotalea carbinolica DSM 2380:
- a CDS encoding dihydroorotase, which yields MKILITNGRVLDPAHGIDEKFDVLIEDNRIAQVGTDIQTADAEKIDAAGCLVVPGLIDIHVHLRDPGFEYKEDIESGTRAAAAGGFTAVACMPNTSPVNDNKATTQYILHKAAQAGHAKVYPVGAITKGLKGESLAELGDMKQAGCVAVTDDGHPVSHGEIMRRALEYARSFDLPIVSHSEDLSLVGDGVMNDGFVATELGLRGIPWVAEVSAVARDVMLAEYTNARLHVAHVSTRGAVEIIRAAKARGARVTAETAPHYFTLTEDAVRGYDTHAKMNPPLRTSDDLEAIREGLADGTLSVIATDHAPHHPDEKNVEFNLALNGIIGLETALPLTLRLVEEGALSLSDAIACLTSGPAAALSLPGGTLEVGRPADVTIIDPEIKWTLDPQAGQSRSRNTPFGDWKLKGRAICTIVDGRITYRLSD from the coding sequence ATGAAAATTCTGATTACGAATGGGCGGGTTCTGGATCCGGCCCACGGTATCGATGAAAAGTTTGACGTATTGATCGAAGATAACCGTATCGCGCAGGTCGGTACGGATATTCAAACGGCGGATGCCGAAAAGATCGATGCTGCCGGCTGTCTGGTCGTCCCGGGCCTTATTGACATCCATGTTCATCTGCGCGACCCGGGATTCGAATACAAGGAAGATATCGAATCGGGAACGCGGGCCGCGGCTGCCGGTGGATTTACCGCTGTAGCCTGTATGCCCAACACCTCCCCGGTTAACGACAACAAAGCCACAACCCAATATATTCTGCACAAGGCCGCCCAGGCAGGTCATGCCAAAGTTTATCCCGTAGGGGCTATAACCAAAGGTCTGAAGGGCGAATCCCTTGCCGAACTTGGCGATATGAAACAAGCCGGTTGCGTTGCAGTCACCGACGACGGGCATCCCGTTTCCCACGGTGAAATCATGCGTCGCGCTCTCGAATACGCGCGTTCTTTCGACCTGCCCATTGTCAGTCATTCCGAAGACCTTTCCCTGGTCGGCGACGGCGTTATGAACGACGGTTTCGTCGCTACCGAACTTGGCCTGCGAGGTATTCCGTGGGTTGCTGAAGTCTCCGCTGTTGCGCGGGACGTTATGCTTGCGGAGTATACCAATGCGCGTCTGCATGTGGCCCATGTTTCAACCCGGGGCGCTGTCGAGATCATCCGCGCCGCCAAAGCACGGGGCGCAAGGGTTACTGCCGAAACGGCGCCTCACTACTTTACCCTGACCGAGGATGCCGTTCGCGGCTATGACACGCACGCCAAGATGAACCCGCCTTTGCGTACCAGCGATGACCTGGAAGCCATTCGCGAGGGCTTGGCAGACGGCACCCTGAGCGTCATTGCGACCGATCATGCTCCGCATCATCCCGATGAAAAAAATGTCGAATTCAACCTGGCGTTAAATGGTATTATCGGGCTGGAAACCGCTTTGCCGCTTACCTTGCGTCTGGTTGAAGAGGGGGCTTTGTCCTTGTCCGATGCTATTGCCTGCCTCACTAGCGGTCCCGCCGCTGCGCTGAGCTTGCCCGGTGGCACTCTGGAAGTCGGCCGACCAGCAGACGTGACGATTATCGACCCTGAAATCAAATGGACGTTGGATCCCCAGGCCGGGCAGTCGCGGAGCAGGAATACCCCCTTCGGCGACTGGAAACTCAAAGGTCGCGCCATTTGCACGATCGTCGACGGACGTATAACCTATAGACTGTCTGATTGA
- a CDS encoding chloride channel protein yields MLLSALVGLVAGAGALAFYFATDTATEWILVHWGGLHTPGHGNALQSGGVVNSLKMSHRWFLFVIPVLGGLVSGWLVFRFAPEAEGHGTDAAIEAFHQKKGLIRGRVPVVKAIASVATISTGGSAGREGPIAQIGAGFGSFLADRLKLSVSDRRVLLLAGMAGGVGATFRAPLGGALFAVEVLYQDPEFEHEGLIPCIISSIVAYSLFGAVTGWSPLLATPAFRFEHPVELGFYLLLGIACAILGTGYVKTFYYARDRFVALNMPTWLKPALGGLILGVMAMFVPQVLGSGYGWVQAALYGKMALWLMVLLGLGKIIATSLTISSGGSGGVFAPSLVIGAMLGGSFGAVVHALFPMLLAEPRTCVIIGMAGFFAGVANTPIATLIMVSELTGNYALLAPLMLVCVVAMVFFRRSSIYQQQVTGRVDSPAHLGDLVVNVLAGISVGELAEFGREPTLIPEDMPLNDIIEQMSGSDTNYFPVIDRQGEMTGIFSINDLRRILHEEIPPSLILARDVAISQVVTTIPEESLTLALRKFTRRGIEEIPVVDSEHPGKVLFMLSRRAVLTRYASELEKKKGVFAET; encoded by the coding sequence ATGTTGCTTAGTGCCCTGGTCGGCCTGGTGGCAGGCGCTGGTGCGCTGGCGTTTTATTTCGCCACCGATACGGCAACGGAGTGGATTCTTGTTCATTGGGGCGGGCTGCACACCCCGGGACATGGCAATGCCCTACAAAGCGGTGGGGTTGTAAATTCTCTCAAGATGTCGCATCGATGGTTTCTTTTTGTGATTCCCGTCCTGGGAGGTTTGGTTTCCGGGTGGCTGGTTTTTCGATTTGCCCCCGAAGCCGAAGGGCACGGTACCGATGCAGCCATTGAGGCGTTTCATCAGAAAAAAGGCCTGATACGAGGCCGAGTCCCGGTTGTGAAGGCCATTGCTTCCGTAGCAACCATAAGTACCGGGGGCTCAGCCGGAAGGGAAGGGCCTATTGCCCAGATTGGTGCCGGATTCGGGTCGTTTTTAGCCGATCGTTTAAAACTCTCCGTCTCCGACCGACGCGTTTTGTTGTTGGCAGGCATGGCCGGCGGGGTAGGTGCAACCTTTCGCGCACCTCTCGGCGGGGCACTTTTTGCAGTCGAAGTTCTCTATCAGGATCCCGAGTTCGAGCATGAAGGGCTTATCCCCTGCATCATCTCCTCGATTGTAGCCTACTCTCTGTTTGGAGCCGTGACCGGATGGAGTCCTTTATTGGCAACGCCTGCCTTTCGTTTCGAACACCCGGTTGAACTGGGTTTTTATCTACTGCTTGGTATCGCCTGCGCCATTTTGGGCACCGGTTATGTGAAGACCTTTTATTATGCCAGGGATCGTTTCGTCGCTTTAAATATGCCAACCTGGCTGAAACCGGCTTTAGGCGGTCTCATTCTCGGAGTGATGGCCATGTTCGTACCGCAAGTGCTTGGTTCGGGATACGGCTGGGTACAGGCGGCTCTTTACGGAAAAATGGCGTTGTGGTTGATGGTCCTGCTGGGATTAGGGAAGATCATTGCCACCAGCCTGACGATTTCCTCCGGAGGTTCCGGAGGGGTGTTCGCTCCGAGCCTGGTAATCGGTGCCATGCTGGGCGGTAGTTTCGGCGCCGTTGTGCATGCCTTGTTTCCCATGTTGCTGGCCGAGCCGCGGACCTGTGTGATTATCGGCATGGCCGGCTTTTTTGCCGGAGTTGCCAATACGCCCATTGCCACGCTTATCATGGTAAGCGAATTGACGGGGAATTATGCATTGCTGGCGCCGCTGATGCTGGTATGCGTGGTTGCCATGGTCTTTTTCCGGCGCAGCTCTATTTATCAGCAGCAGGTAACCGGCAGGGTCGATTCGCCCGCTCATCTTGGCGACCTGGTTGTCAATGTCCTGGCCGGCATCTCGGTCGGAGAACTGGCCGAGTTCGGCAGAGAACCGACCCTGATTCCGGAAGACATGCCGCTGAATGATATTATCGAACAGATGTCAGGTAGCGACACCAACTATTTTCCGGTCATCGATCGGCAAGGGGAAATGACCGGCATCTTTTCCATCAACGATTTGCGGCGCATTCTTCACGAAGAGATCCCGCCATCCCTTATCCTGGCAAGAGATGTTGCTATTTCTCAGGTTGTAACCACTATTCCGGAAGAATCCCTGACCCTGGCATTGCGTAAGTTTACCCGGCGCGGTATCGAGGAAATCCCCGTGGTCGATTCGGAGCACCCCGGCAAGGTGTTGTTCATGCTGTCGCGACGCGCGGTATTGACCCGCTATGCCAGCGAGTTGGAAAAGAAAAAAGGGGTTTTTGCAGAAACATGA
- a CDS encoding aspartate carbamoyltransferase catalytic subunit, whose protein sequence is MAFNHKHILGIEQMSAEDITLILDTAESFKDVSLRSIKKVPTLRGKTVINVFFEASTRTRTSFEIAGKRLSADTVNISASTSAVVKGETLEDTAKNLEAMKPDIIVMRHSCSGAPHYLAERCDFSVINAGDGAHEHPSQALLDLLTIRQKKGHIEGLTVAIIGDITHSRVARSNVYALNKLGAEVRLCGPGTMLPPGIERLGAQVFDRIDDAVSGADVVMMLRIQQERQGKTMLPSLREYSMFYGLTPDRMKLAKPDAIVMHPGPMNRGVEISSAVADGPQNVILDQVENGVAVRMALLYLVSGGEKLEDSAQ, encoded by the coding sequence ATGGCGTTCAATCACAAGCATATTCTTGGTATCGAGCAGATGTCGGCCGAGGACATAACCCTCATTCTGGATACTGCCGAGAGTTTCAAGGACGTAAGCCTGCGGTCTATAAAAAAAGTACCCACTTTGCGAGGAAAGACGGTTATCAACGTCTTTTTCGAAGCGAGTACCCGCACTCGGACCTCCTTTGAAATTGCAGGGAAAAGGCTCTCTGCCGATACGGTTAACATCAGCGCATCGACCTCCGCCGTGGTGAAGGGGGAAACGCTGGAGGATACGGCCAAGAATCTTGAGGCCATGAAGCCCGATATCATTGTCATGCGTCACTCCTGCTCCGGCGCTCCTCACTATTTAGCCGAGCGTTGTGATTTTTCGGTCATCAATGCCGGTGATGGCGCTCACGAACATCCCAGCCAGGCACTGCTGGACCTTCTCACCATACGGCAGAAGAAGGGGCATATCGAGGGATTGACAGTGGCTATTATCGGCGACATTACCCATAGTCGCGTTGCCCGATCCAATGTTTACGCTCTAAACAAACTGGGTGCCGAGGTAAGACTGTGTGGTCCCGGTACCATGTTGCCGCCCGGTATTGAGCGTCTCGGGGCCCAGGTGTTCGATCGCATCGACGATGCCGTCAGCGGCGCCGATGTCGTCATGATGCTGCGCATTCAGCAGGAACGACAAGGCAAAACCATGCTGCCTTCCCTGCGGGAATATTCCATGTTTTACGGGCTCACCCCGGATAGAATGAAGCTTGCAAAGCCCGATGCCATTGTCATGCACCCCGGCCCCATGAACCGCGGTGTCGAGATCTCCTCGGCGGTAGCGGATGGACCTCAGAATGTTATTCTGGATCAGGTGGAAAACGGCGTGGCCGTGCGCATGGCACTGCTTTATCTGGTTTCTGGCGGTGAAAAACTCGAAGATTCGGCCCAGTAA
- the pyrR gene encoding bifunctional pyr operon transcriptional regulator/uracil phosphoribosyltransferase PyrR, translating into MGKSETIILDEAAISRALTRIAHEILEHNQGTDNVALVGIRTGGDHLALRLQSRLQDIEGVTVPLGTVDITMYRDDLASRGSLPVGKTDIPFPVDGKRIILVDDVLFTGRTIRAAMDALMDIGRPRNIQLAVLVDRGHRELPIRPDFVGRNVPTAASEQVMVRFDDQLRPVEVCLSKP; encoded by the coding sequence ATGGGGAAGAGTGAAACCATCATTCTGGATGAAGCCGCCATCAGTAGAGCCCTGACGCGTATCGCCCACGAAATCCTCGAGCATAATCAGGGTACTGACAATGTGGCCCTGGTCGGGATTCGCACCGGGGGAGATCATCTGGCGTTGCGCCTGCAAAGTCGTTTGCAGGACATTGAAGGTGTGACCGTTCCTTTGGGTACCGTCGATATCACCATGTATCGTGACGATCTGGCCTCACGCGGGAGTCTGCCCGTCGGCAAGACAGACATACCTTTTCCCGTCGACGGTAAACGCATTATCCTGGTGGATGACGTGCTTTTCACCGGTCGCACCATTCGTGCCGCCATGGATGCCTTGATGGATATCGGACGTCCGCGAAATATTCAACTGGCGGTGCTGGTTGATCGCGGCCACAGGGAACTTCCCATCCGGCCGGATTTTGTCGGACGCAACGTTCCTACGGCTGCATCCGAACAGGTTATGGTGCGTTTCGATGATCAGTTACGTCCTGTCGAAGTTTGCCTGAGCAAACCGTAG
- the lepB gene encoding signal peptidase I, translating into MSNRTSSGTALNKNSGKPWYREWGEAIGVALILALIIRTFLFQAFKIPSGSMEDTLLIGDHLLVNKFIYGLQVPWSEERFLSLRNPQRGDVIVFEFPLDEDLPFYKRRDFIKRVIGVPGDTVEVRSKVVYINGEALNIPQAVHKGPFFAEDPRRDNLAPQQVPGGQYFVMGDNRDRSYDSRFWGFVEKSEIKGLAFIKYWSWDSKKHSPRWNRMGRLIK; encoded by the coding sequence ATGTCCAATCGCACCTCGTCCGGCACAGCACTCAATAAAAATTCCGGAAAGCCGTGGTATCGTGAGTGGGGCGAAGCGATCGGCGTTGCCTTGATTTTGGCGCTGATCATACGAACCTTCTTGTTTCAGGCTTTTAAAATCCCGTCGGGATCGATGGAAGACACCTTGCTTATCGGTGATCATCTGCTTGTTAACAAATTTATTTATGGATTACAGGTGCCGTGGTCCGAGGAGAGGTTTCTAAGTCTACGCAACCCGCAACGCGGAGATGTTATCGTTTTTGAATTCCCGCTGGATGAAGACCTCCCTTTTTATAAGCGCAGGGACTTCATCAAACGGGTTATCGGCGTCCCCGGAGACACTGTTGAGGTGCGCAGCAAGGTGGTGTATATCAATGGCGAAGCGTTGAACATTCCCCAGGCCGTTCATAAAGGTCCCTTCTTTGCCGAGGATCCGCGCCGCGACAATCTCGCGCCACAACAGGTTCCCGGCGGACAGTATTTTGTCATGGGCGACAACCGAGACCGATCATACGACAGCCGCTTCTGGGGTTTTGTCGAAAAATCCGAGATAAAAGGGCTGGCGTTCATTAAATACTGGTCCTGGGACAGCAAAAAACACAGCCCTCGCTGGAATCGCATGGGGCGGTTGATCAAATAA
- the lepA gene encoding translation elongation factor 4 has protein sequence MERSKIRNFSIIAHIDHGKSTLADRLLETTGALSDREKTNQFLDKLDLERERGITIKAQAVRLKYRAEDGQDYILNLIDTPGHVDFSYEVSRSLAACEGGMLVVDASQGVEAQTLANVYLAIDQNLEVFPVLNKVDLPGAEPARIKEEIEEIIGLDASDAVEASAKEGIGIHEILESIVEKVPAPKGDADAPLKALIFDSWYDSYQGVIMLVRIFDGTLKKGDKIQLMASKRSYEVLKIGAFSPHPVEFSEMAAGEVGFVIAGIKVLQDAKVGDTVTHLHRPAENPLAGFQEVKPMVYSGLYPIDSGDYDALRDAMEKLRLNDSSFSFEPENSLALGFGFRCGFLGLLHMEIIQERLEREFNMELITTAPTVRYRVITTKGEELIVDSANKLPELQYIDQILEPFIVASIHVPNDYVGGVLALCEEKRGIQREIKYLTSNRVMVVYELPLNEIVLDFYDRLKTVSRGYASLDYEFLDYRPSDLVRLNILVNAETVDALSLIVHRDKSQMRGRELVAKMKEFIPRQQYEVAVQAAIGNKVVARANVKALRKDVTAKCYGGDITRKRKLLEKQKEGKKRMKQVGNVELPQEAFLAILKVKE, from the coding sequence ATGGAACGTAGTAAAATTCGCAATTTTTCCATTATAGCCCATATCGATCACGGTAAATCGACTCTGGCGGACCGCCTTCTCGAAACCACCGGAGCCCTTAGCGATCGCGAAAAGACCAACCAGTTTCTCGACAAGCTCGACCTTGAGCGGGAACGTGGCATCACCATCAAGGCGCAAGCCGTTCGCCTTAAATATCGGGCTGAAGACGGTCAGGATTATATTCTGAACCTCATCGACACTCCCGGGCATGTTGACTTCAGCTATGAAGTGAGTCGCTCGCTAGCAGCCTGTGAAGGTGGCATGCTGGTCGTCGATGCATCTCAGGGGGTGGAGGCTCAAACGCTGGCCAATGTCTACCTGGCCATCGACCAAAACCTCGAGGTGTTTCCGGTGCTTAACAAGGTCGACCTGCCCGGTGCCGAACCTGCGCGGATCAAGGAGGAGATCGAGGAGATCATTGGTCTTGATGCCTCTGACGCCGTCGAAGCCAGCGCCAAAGAGGGCATCGGCATTCACGAGATCCTCGAATCCATCGTCGAGAAGGTTCCTGCGCCGAAGGGCGATGCCGATGCGCCGCTTAAAGCATTGATTTTTGATTCCTGGTACGACTCGTATCAAGGCGTCATTATGCTTGTCCGGATCTTCGACGGTACCCTGAAAAAAGGCGACAAGATTCAACTCATGGCCAGCAAACGCAGCTATGAAGTCCTTAAGATCGGGGCTTTTTCGCCTCATCCCGTTGAGTTTTCGGAAATGGCGGCAGGAGAGGTCGGTTTTGTCATTGCGGGCATCAAGGTGTTGCAGGATGCCAAGGTAGGTGACACCGTAACCCATCTTCATCGACCTGCCGAGAACCCTTTAGCCGGTTTTCAGGAAGTCAAACCCATGGTCTACTCCGGACTGTATCCCATAGACAGCGGAGATTATGACGCGTTGCGTGATGCCATGGAAAAGCTGCGCCTGAACGATTCGTCCTTTTCCTTTGAGCCTGAAAATTCCCTGGCCCTTGGATTCGGTTTCCGTTGCGGTTTCCTCGGATTGCTGCATATGGAGATCATTCAGGAACGCCTTGAGCGTGAATTCAATATGGAGCTGATCACCACGGCCCCGACTGTACGCTACCGGGTTATCACCACCAAAGGCGAAGAGCTTATCGTCGATAGTGCCAATAAGCTGCCTGAGCTGCAATATATCGATCAGATCCTGGAACCGTTCATTGTGGCGTCCATCCACGTTCCCAACGATTACGTTGGCGGCGTGCTTGCTCTGTGCGAAGAGAAACGCGGTATCCAGCGCGAGATTAAATATCTGACCTCCAATCGTGTCATGGTCGTCTATGAACTGCCCCTTAACGAAATCGTGCTCGATTTCTACGACCGTCTCAAGACGGTCAGCCGCGGGTACGCTTCCCTGGACTACGAATTCCTCGATTACCGTCCAAGCGATCTGGTGCGTTTGAATATCCTGGTCAACGCCGAAACGGTCGACGCCCTGTCGCTCATAGTGCATCGTGACAAGTCGCAGATGCGTGGCCGGGAGTTGGTCGCCAAGATGAAAGAATTTATTCCGCGCCAGCAATACGAAGTCGCTGTCCAGGCCGCGATCGGCAACAAAGTGGTGGCACGTGCCAACGTCAAGGCGTTGCGTAAGGACGTTACCGCCAAATGTTATGGCGGCGACATCACCCGTAAGCGTAAATTGCTCGAAAAACAGAAAGAAGGCAAGAAGCGCATGAAGCAGGTCGGCAACGTCGAGTTGCCCCAGGAAGCCTTCCTCGCCATCCTCAAAGTAAAGGAATAA
- a CDS encoding AMP-dependent synthetase/ligase, translating to MKTVDELIKHSVDKTPGKTALRFKAAGTWQDMTYQELWHQVERIAGGLHHWGIRKGDRIALIGATSPDWIAAYLAIMQSGAIVVPVDKELKAGELRHVLTDCGAKLLFTERPFIELLAEIGEGLPALAKIVVMEKTAERSLDSQTEQVMVDIVEAWRGLVEQYQISDMARQQVENLGRRLEQLHYKKAEIASKKERKKQPPSSIFNDIESWKHTFSLRFNLESLELFATQGSIPEVDRSPTDPAVILYTSGTTGRAKGAMLSHANIVTNIEAAVRHLEVDEGMHTLSFLPINHVFEQVAGVLAPLSLCGTVSIAESLKKIGQNLMEEKPSHVMGVPAVYRVLLGRISRSIEEKPLSRALFAIPLTRPLVTSKVRKALGRNITFISGGAALDPDLARGMTKLGFTVLQGYGITETSPIISAESPSRRKIGTVGQVIPGVQVRIDRPNEEGIGEILVQGPNVMQGYYKRPKATAEAIVDGWYHTGDLGHMDENGFLSICGRMKNLIVTPNGKNVYPEEVENELLKCPLVAEVMVYGHKLSATAEEVHAIIFPDQEALDHYVRDNDLTALNEEDVEELIRREVLEAGKRLADYKRVKRFTLRDDEFPKTTTRKIKRYVVEADIPAGG from the coding sequence TTGAAAACCGTAGATGAGTTGATAAAGCACTCCGTAGATAAAACGCCGGGAAAAACCGCCCTGCGCTTCAAGGCTGCGGGCACCTGGCAGGATATGACCTATCAGGAATTATGGCATCAAGTCGAACGCATAGCCGGCGGCCTGCACCATTGGGGTATCCGCAAAGGGGACCGCATCGCTCTGATCGGTGCGACCTCGCCCGACTGGATCGCAGCCTACCTGGCTATCATGCAAAGCGGTGCGATTGTGGTTCCGGTCGACAAAGAACTTAAAGCTGGGGAGTTGCGCCACGTTCTTACCGATTGCGGGGCAAAATTGCTTTTCACAGAGCGTCCCTTCATCGAACTGCTTGCCGAAATAGGCGAAGGCCTTCCTGCCCTTGCAAAAATCGTCGTTATGGAAAAGACGGCAGAGCGCAGCCTGGATTCGCAAACTGAGCAAGTCATGGTCGATATTGTCGAAGCGTGGCGCGGCCTGGTGGAGCAATACCAGATTTCCGACATGGCAAGGCAGCAGGTTGAAAACCTGGGACGCCGACTGGAGCAACTGCATTACAAAAAGGCTGAAATCGCGAGTAAAAAGGAACGTAAAAAACAGCCGCCTTCAAGTATTTTCAACGATATCGAGTCATGGAAACATACCTTTTCCCTGCGCTTTAACCTCGAATCACTGGAACTGTTCGCAACACAAGGATCGATACCGGAAGTGGATCGCAGCCCCACAGATCCGGCCGTTATACTCTACACCTCGGGCACCACCGGGCGCGCCAAAGGAGCTATGCTGAGTCACGCCAATATCGTGACCAATATCGAGGCCGCCGTCCGTCACCTCGAAGTCGATGAAGGGATGCACACCCTGTCCTTCTTACCCATCAATCATGTTTTCGAGCAGGTTGCCGGCGTTCTCGCGCCGCTGTCCTTGTGCGGGACCGTGTCTATCGCCGAATCTCTTAAAAAAATCGGGCAGAATTTGATGGAGGAAAAACCCTCTCATGTTATGGGGGTCCCCGCTGTTTACCGAGTGCTTCTTGGACGCATAAGCCGAAGCATCGAAGAAAAGCCCCTTTCCCGAGCCCTTTTTGCCATCCCCTTAACGCGGCCGCTTGTAACTTCCAAGGTTCGAAAAGCGTTAGGGCGTAACATTACCTTTATCAGTGGCGGCGCGGCCCTCGATCCGGATCTTGCACGTGGCATGACCAAGCTGGGATTTACCGTCCTTCAGGGTTACGGCATTACGGAGACATCGCCGATCATCTCTGCGGAATCTCCCTCCAGACGAAAAATCGGAACCGTCGGCCAGGTTATTCCCGGCGTTCAGGTACGCATCGATCGCCCCAACGAAGAAGGTATCGGTGAAATCCTTGTTCAGGGACCCAACGTGATGCAGGGCTACTACAAGCGCCCCAAGGCCACGGCCGAGGCCATCGTAGACGGCTGGTACCATACCGGGGATCTCGGCCACATGGATGAAAACGGGTTTTTGTCTATCTGCGGTCGCATGAAAAACCTCATCGTCACCCCCAACGGCAAGAATGTGTATCCTGAAGAAGTCGAAAATGAGCTGTTGAAATGCCCCCTTGTCGCAGAAGTCATGGTCTATGGACACAAACTTTCGGCCACCGCCGAGGAGGTGCATGCCATCATTTTCCCGGACCAGGAAGCACTTGATCACTATGTGAGAGACAATGATCTGACGGCGCTGAATGAAGAGGATGTGGAAGAACTTATCCGGCGTGAAGTGCTGGAGGCCGGCAAACGGCTGGCCGATTATAAGAGGGTAAAGCGCTTCACCCTGCGCGATGATGAATTTCCCAAGACCACGACCAGAAAAATCAAGCGTTATGTAGTGGAAGCCGATATACCGGCCGGCGGTTAA